In Macrobrachium rosenbergii isolate ZJJX-2024 chromosome 48, ASM4041242v1, whole genome shotgun sequence, one DNA window encodes the following:
- the LOC136831087 gene encoding uncharacterized protein, whose translation MADVEIKGDVLKNVNLLIGADYFNYFVIGMNKIDGVSVFVTHNGIKPYVRVPQWALQGVNVAKVCTLRICRLVESEPDVDVWWRLDTIGIAPHEQFTISECATVDKVTESIQKTKQDYQVSLPFRRSDRPSNNYNTALAQLHSLERHFTKDESYRRDYEKVLQTYLEAGFLEEIQRTKVEGYYLPHFGVKKESLTTPLCIVFNASSKAKGEL comes from the coding sequence ATGGCCGATGTTGAAATCAAAGGGGATGTGTTGAAGAATGTAAACTTGTTGATTGGGgcagattattttaattactttgtaattGGTATGAATAAAATTGACGGAGTGAGCGTTTTTGTCACACATAATGGGATCAAGCCTTATGTGAGGGTACCTCAGTGGGCTTTGCAGGGAGTTAATGTAGCTAAAGTTTGTACCTTGAGGATATGTAGACTAGTAGAATCTGAGCCTGATGTAGACGTCTGGTGGAGGTTAGACACGATAGGAATCGCGCCACATGAACAGTTTACAATCTCAGAATGTGCTACCGTTGACAAAGTTACCGaaagtatacagaaaaccaaGCAAGATTACCAAGTTAGTCTACCTTTCCGCAGGTCAGACAGACCAAGTAACAACTATAACACAGCCCTCGCCCAATTGCATTCGTTAGAGCGACATTTCACAAAAGATGAGAGTTACCGTAGGGATTATGAAAAAGTCCTTCAGACTTACTTAGAAGCTGGCTTCCTAGAGGAAATCCAGAGGACAAAGGTAGAGGGCTATTACCTCCCCCATTTTGGTGTTAAAAAGGAAAGTCTTACGACACCTCTCTGCATAGTTTTCAACGCCTCCTCCAAGGCTAAGGGTGAACTTTAG